ATCACCAGGTAGTCCACGTGGCTCTTGTGGCTGGGGCAGAGCACCACCGGCGCCTTGCCCGCGGCCTTGAGCGCGCGGTGCAGCCCGGCCTCGTCCACGCCGATGCCGTCGTAGATGCGGTTGAACACCCACTCCAGCACCGGCGCGATGAGCGCCAGCACGGACGGGTTGGGCTTGGCCGCGATGGCCTCCAGGTTGCGCTGGGCCTCGCGGTACACGCTGGACGGCTTGCGGCCCGTGGCGGCGGCGTGCTCGTCCAGCACCTTGCGCAGCTGCCGGTCGCGCAGCGTCTCCTCGATGAGCCGGTCCGTGGGCTTCTGCGGCGGGCCGAACACCGCGCGTGTCTCACGCGCCAGGAACACGTGCAGCGTGCTGCGCACCTTGCGCGCCAGCACCTCGTCGCTGACGCCCGGGTTCTCCTCGATGAACTTGCGCAGGTCGATGGGCTCTCCCACGCGGAACTGCGCGCGCTTGTAGTTGCGGAAGAACGCCACCATGGAGTGCACGAAGCCCGGCGCCTCCGGGCTTCCGAACAGCGCGTCGCGCCAGCCCGGCTTGAGCTTCGCGGGGCGCTTCTCCCAGACGAACAGCTCCGGCACCAGGAACACCGGGCGCTCGGAGCCGCGCGCCAGCCGCACCAGCTCGGGGAAGGGGTCCTCGCGCGTCTCCTTGCCGGAGGCGTGCAGGAGCGCCGTGCGGCGCAGGAACACCAGGCCGCTGCCGCCCTGCTCGCGGGCATAGCGGAAGCGCTCCTCCACCGCGCCGCCCTGCGCCGTCTGGCGCCAGGGTTTGGTGAACCAGGGGCGCAGGTTCACCACCGCGCGGATGGGCGGCATGGCCCGGCGGACCATGGCCCACGCGATGTAGAGGAAGTTGATCCACGCAGTGGTGCGCATGACGTGCACCACGAAGCCCCGGGCGCTGAGCGCGCGTAGCTCGTTCTCGGCCTCCGGCGGGAAGTGCACCCCGTCGAAGTACCGAGCCCCGAGCACCCGGGACATGGGACCGAATTCCTCCTTCAAAGCCTCTCCTTGCGTCGCGGTCTGCGCCAGCGCGGTGTCCAAAGCAGCCCCCCAGGCTACATGTTTTCCGGCGTCGGGATGCCCAGCAAGGTGAGCCCCGCCGCCAGCGTGATGCGCGTCGCGTCCGTGAGCGCCAGCCGGGCCGCGCGCACCGCGTCATTCCCCTCCACGAGGATGCGCTTGTCGCGGTCCTTGTTGCCGGCCGTGTAGTAGCGGCTGTACGCCGCCGCCACGTCCAGCAGCAGCCGCGCCACCAGGCTGGGCTCGTACTGCTCCGCCGCCGCCTTCACCGTGTCCGGCAGCCGCATCAGCTCGCGCACCAGGGCCTGCTCCTCCGGGAGCGTGAGCAGCGCCGGATCATACGCAGTGGGCACGCCGCCGCCCTTGCGCAGCACGTTCGCGCTCCGGGCGTGCGCGTACTGGAGATAGGGCCCCGTGTGCCCCTCCAGGCTCGTCACCTCGTCCCAGTCGAACGTGTAGTCACTGGCGCGGTTGTGCTTGAGGTCGCCGAAGACGATGGCACCCAGGCCGATCTGCTCCGACAGCGCCTCCGCGTCGGTCGTCTCCAGGTTGCCCTGCGCGACGTTCTCCTTCACGCGCTGGAGCACGCGCTCCTTCGCCTCGTCCAGGACCTGATCCAGCTCCACCACCTGGCCCTTGCGCGTGCTCATGCCGTGGATGCGGCCGAACGGCACGTGCACGCACTTGTCCGCCCACGGCTGGCCCATCTCCTTCAGGGTGCGGAACACCTGCCGGAAGTGCAGCGCCTGGTCCTGCGCGACGACGTAGAGCGACTTGTCGAAGTTGAAGCGCGCGTGGCGGTCCTCGGCGGCGGCCAGGTCGCGCGTGGCGTAGAGCGTGCTGCCGTCGTTCTTCTTGAGGAGCACGGGCGGCTCGCCGTCCGCGTAGGGCATGTCCACGATGATGGCGCCCTGGGACTCCTTCACGCCGGGCTTCTTGGC
This DNA window, taken from Corallococcus coralloides DSM 2259, encodes the following:
- the argS gene encoding arginine--tRNA ligase, with translation MSTSVYSRYRAAFAQALAGALGVPAADIEPQVKPADPAHGDLSFATFPLAKAQKKAPPAIAAQLAQALQVPGLEVKAVGPYVNARFLPLPFTQEVIDGVRLAGLAYGSDAEDGKGKTVVIDYSSPNIAKPIGFHHIRTTFLGHCIANLYRALGWRVEGINYLGDWGKQFGLVAVGFQEFGKEELREDMAHLVQVYVQANKRAGEDPAFDEKAREFFRRMEAGDTEAMKLWNQFRETSLKGFKRVYARMGIDFEHIEGESRYQGKMDAVIDQIAKKPGVKESQGAIIVDMPYADGEPPVLLKKNDGSTLYATRDLAAAEDRHARFNFDKSLYVVAQDQALHFRQVFRTLKEMGQPWADKCVHVPFGRIHGMSTRKGQVVELDQVLDEAKERVLQRVKENVAQGNLETTDAEALSEQIGLGAIVFGDLKHNRASDYTFDWDEVTSLEGHTGPYLQYAHARSANVLRKGGGVPTAYDPALLTLPEEQALVRELMRLPDTVKAAAEQYEPSLVARLLLDVAAAYSRYYTAGNKDRDKRILVEGNDAVRAARLALTDATRITLAAGLTLLGIPTPENM